The nucleotide window CCAAATGGTTCTTTCTGATGTATATCTTTCTGAGTTTTTAAATATAGAATTAATTCCAGCAAACAAAGATGAGGTGACAAAACTCATTTTAGATTCGCATAATAAGGAAGCTTTTGCCTTAGTTTCGCATCTAACAGTAGGTGGTTTTCGTGATTTTCTGTTAGCTGAAACAACAGATGCAGAAGTCATCACTTCGATCCAATGGGGACTTACACCAGAGATGGTTGCTGCCGTATCCAAATTAATGTCCAATCAGGATTTGATATTAGTTGGAAATAAAATAAAAGTAATCACTAAATTTAGAAATACCTTAGGGTTGCCGGGTCGACTATCTGTAAGATTACAGCCAAATCATCCTACCGATGATCCAAAAGGGATCGCTGCTAGTTTACTCGATGGACTTCTTTTAGGGAGTGGTGATGCTGTGATTGGAATCAATCCTGCAACCGATAACATTCCAACTTGCATTGCGCTACTCGAGATGTTAGACAATCTCATCCAAAAATATTCCATCCCCACACAGTCATGTATCTTAACTCATGTGACCACTTCAATGGAAGTGATGAAACGAGGCGCCCCATTGGATTTGGTATTTCAATCCATAGGAGGGACAGAAGATTTAAATAAAAGTTTTGGTGTGAATCTTTCTATTTTGAAAGAGGCAAGGCAAATGGCACTTTCTTTAGGCCGAGGAACAGTGGGTGATAACGTGATGTATTTTGAAACCGGGCAAGGCAGTGCTTTGTCGGCAGGTGCACACCATGGAATCGACCAACAAACATTAGAAGTGAGAGCTTATGCAGTGGCTAGAGAGTTTTCACCACTTCTTGTGAATACTGTTGTTGGATTTATTGGTCCTGAATATTTGTACAATGGAAAACAAATCATTCGAGCAGGTCTTGAAGATCATTTTTGTGGAAAGTTACTTGGTCTTCCCATGGGAGTGGATGTTTGTTATACGAATCATGCAGAAGCAGACCAAGACGATATGGATACGCTATTGACATTGTTAGGTGTCGCGGGATGCACCTATATTATGGGAGTCCCTGGCGCAGATGATGTCATGTTGTCATATCAAAGTACTTCCTTTCATGACGCTTTGTATCTTAGGCAAGTGTTAGGATTAAAACCTGCTCCTGAGTTTGAAAGATGGTTACTCGAAAAAGGTATTTTTTCAAACAAAAATGGCTTTTTGCCAAAAGAAAACAAAGAGCTTCGCTTACTCGAAGAGTTGTTGGAAAATTAAATCTTATGACTTTTTCAGAGGAATGGAAACAGTTTAGTACGGCAAGAATTGGTCTGCATCGGTTTGGTGGTTCAATCTCCACAAAAGAAGTGTTAAAATTCCGTTTAGATCATGCAAGAGCCAGAGATGCAGTTTTACTGAGTCCCAATTTTTCCAAATTATTGGAGCAGTTGGGAGTTTTGGGTAAACCGAAAAAACTTCCAACTTTGTTTATGGAGAGTAAGGTTCATTCAAAAGAAGAGTATTTGCTCCGACCTGATTTGGGAAGAAGGTTGTCTCTCGAGTCAATTGCCAACTTACAGACATTTGCTGGTGAATGTGATTTGGTTCTTATCGGAGTTGATGGGCTATCAGCAAAAGCAATTGACGAAAATTTAATTCCTTTTTTAAAAATTCTGATAGATGCTATAAGTAAAACAGGTTTACGCCTTGGGCCTTTGGTTCTTTCGAAATGGGGAAGGGTTGCCATAGGTGATGAAATAGGTGAGGTTTTGAATTCTAAAATTTCGATTGTAATCATTGGGGAGAGGCCAGGATTGTCATCGGCAGATAGTTTGGGTGTTTATATCACCTACAGTCCGCAAGTTGGGAAAACAGATGAATGTCGCAATTGTATTTCTAATGTCCGTCCAGGTGGATTTGGATTTGAAGCTGCTGTAGCAAAAACTATGTATTTAATAGAAGAATCCATTCGTAGAAAACTATCCGGAGTAGAATTAAAAGATGAGATGCCTCCAGAATTTTTATTAAAATCGAAAGAAAATCCGAACCTAAGCGCTTAAGGATAGGAAAAGCCTCATCATACTATGATTGCGAATTAGTTTAGATTTAAAAATATAAATCCATAGAAAACAGAAGATTGACAGAATCTGTCTATATCATTTGCATAGAATACATTCCGGGAGGAATGGGGTGAAATTCCTCAGCTGACGGTGCAACCGTGAATTCCGTTATTTTTAATGGAAAAGTCGGATCTTCCCACAAATGAATCGCCCGTAAACGATCATTCGTTCCTAGATTTTTCGAAAGGGTCCCGGACAAATTACACCGGAATGACCAAAACCTCCACCAAACAGAGATTTTGTGATTTCGGATTTTAAGGAGATACACCTTGGAAAAATCCCAAACACCCAACCTAAACAATTCCGACGTTATTCAAGATTTACCGAAACATGAAGAGAAAATTTGTCCCAATTGTTCTCGAATATTTGAATGTAAAGTTGGGTCCATAAGTCTTTGCCAATGTACAAAAGTTACACTTTCTTTAGAAGAACGTGAGTATTTAGCCCTACAATTTGCTGATTGTCTTTGTTATCAATGTATGGAAAAGTTAGCCTTTGAATACAGAATTGCAAAATCTTATAAGACTCTCACATGGAGTTTTTGAATCGTAAAAATAAATAGGTAATAAAAATAGAATCAGATGGATGAACTATTGGAATTAGGGTCGAAAGCCTTAAGAAAAGCGGCATTGAATATTGATGCAAAAGAATATATTTTAAAAAACGAAATACTTTTTAAAACATTGAAGAAAGCAGCCGATCGATATAGCGGTGGTGAAACTTTAGAAGAAACTATTCCAATGGTTATTTCAGAAAACCAAATAGGGAATAAGTGCTCTATTGAGTTTATGGGTGAAAGTACAAAAACCATTCAGGAAGTAACCGAAGTTACTGATGAGTTTCTTCGTATTGTTAAAGAAATTAAACTACAGAAACTACATTCTACAATTTCATTGGACCTTTCTCATATAGGGCTAAACCTTTCAAAAGAATTCTGTCGGGAAAATTTAGAAAAAATTTGTATAGATGCAAAAAATGCAGAAATAGAAGTGATAGTTAGTGCAGAGGATATCGAAAAAACGGATGCGATCCTTGATGTTTATAAACAATCCCATAAGGTTTTCGATAATATTGCCATCACTCTACAGGCATACTTGTATAGGACAAAAGAAGACTTTCAAGAACTCATCCGAGAGAAAGGAAGAATTCGTATCGTAAAAGGTGCCTTTGAAACTCCCGTCGGACATTCTATCTCGCGGGGCGAATTATTGGATTCTGTCTATTTAGATTACGTAGAACAATTGATTTCGCAAAACCATAAATGTTCCATTGCCACACACCATCATAAAATACAACAGGAAGCAAAAGCTCTAATTGAAAAATACAAACCAAATCCAAATTCGTATGAATTTGAAAGTTTATATGGTATTCAAACAGAGCAGTTGGCCGCCCTTCGGGAGGAGGGTCACCCTACAAAACTTTATTTTGTTTATGGAAAAGAATGGTATCTCTATCTTTGTAATCGAATAGCCGAACACCCATTAAATATATTTAGAGCTTTAGATGATATTGTGGCTTAATAAAATTAAGCCAAACAATCGTAGTATTTTCGATAAATCTTATATTGAATTTTTAAATTTGATTGGAAATTAAACTTAGGTAGTTGTTCTATTTGTATAGTAGGATGAATTACTTTTGACGAATATATTCTTTTTGGTGCCTCTCTTTGCTTCTTTGGCAAACGTTAGCTGTTTTATAGAAAATATAACGCGGGACCACCGTTTTCATCGGCTACTCAGTGTGTTTTATTTCGCTATTGGGATTCAAAATGCGGCTACTGCTGCCCTTTGCCTTGCACCGAATGAAACTACTGGCATAGCTATTTGGATTTTCCAATGCCATTCATTTTTTCTTTTAGCTCCTGTCCTTGTTGCTTTGTGTTCATTTTGTACAGGCAGGAAATTGTTGAATCAGGCTACAATTGGCATTGCTATTTATGCTCTGGCGATAGATTTACTTTGTTCTTCCATTCCAAAAACCTTTGTTTATGGATTTTCCCCACTTTCTTTTGGAATGGCACCTTTACTTACTGTTTTCGGTGGGTTTCTTGGTGGTTCTGTCCACTTTTTTGCTATTTCTGTGTCTTTGTATTTTGTTCTTTTCCCATTAGAATGGATTACATTTTTGAATCGTAAGAAGTTTATCATTTCGTTATGTGTTTGGTGGTTTGGGCTTTTTTCCAATTTTTTACCGATGTATGGATTTAACTTTCCTCCATTACATCCCGTAGTGGATGCCACACTTTCTGTGTTACTTTCCATCTATTTGAATCGCTATAATACAGCAAGGCCAAGTATATACAGTCTCATTGCTTCTATTTTGATTTCTTTAGCAGTCGGATTACTTATTGGGATTATAGTTTTAGGAATTCTTCCTACTTTTCCTTTCAAAGAATTTGCCACTTCTGTGATTACAACAGTAACCAGTCTTTTGTTTTTTGCCTATTTGTTGAAAACGTCTTTGAAAGAAAATAAGCCAAACCTTTCTTTTTCATTGTCACTTGAAACATTCTCTTTATCAAAACAAGAACTCAGAATCTGTGAGTTGGTAGCTGAAGGGCATAGTCGTTCGTTCATTCGTCTGATTCTTAATGTATCGGATGGAACTTTAAGGAACCATTTGAAAAGTATATATTCCAAAGTATTACCTGAATCCAATTCCACATCGAAAGACCAACTACAAAGATTGACAGTATTTTTATCTAAACAAAAGTTATTGGAAGGAAAATCTGATAAATAAATATTAGTGCTTAATATTTTAATTTCTTTTACTGCTCAACACAAACTAACTCGCGATTGACAGAACACTGCTGAAGTCCTTTCCCGGCAGTGAGTGTTAAAATATCTTGAGTATAGGCATCTCCTGCGATTCCCAATTCCCAAGCGGTATTGGTAGTCCACTTCAAACAAGCTCCATCTAAATTTGTTGTCCATTCTGCATTGAGTCCCGTCCAATGGTCAGAGGTAGTTGTTGTAATTGGTGTAGAAATTGTAGAGGTAAATAATCCATTGGCATTCGATGTTTCTATATTGATTCCGTTTGGTCGTATGTAAGCCTGGTTTGCTTTGAAAACCCAATCGATCTGACCATCGCCCAAATTTGATGTGATACTTGCTCTTCGTGATATTCCGTCGACGACCATTGCTTTGAAATTACCAGAGCCTGGGTAGTTTGGATCTGACTGACAGCTTGCATCAAAGTGAGAAGCTTTGCCAATATTGGCAGGGTATGTATTCTGAGTAATAAATATAATACAGTTTATACAAGAAGATTGACAATTGATTTCAATATCCTGTATGTTTTTGTTGGTAACCTTTCCTGTGGAATTTACCAGCTCACAGAAGTTACCGTCTGCTTGCTTCGCAAAATTAACTTCGTAGTTAGAGCCAATCGGAATTTGATTTGGAAAAGTAAACTCTGTGCTACCAGAGGCAATCACTAGCGTTTCTTTATGATTTAAAATCAATGTCAATCCAGCACCCGTAAGCCCAGAGATTTTTCCACCAACAGTAAAACTTGAGACACTCATCAGGAAACAATGTGGGCTTGTATCACCTAATATTGATTTTGCTGCAATTGTTTTTGAAAAGGATGTTGAATCTGAATCACATATGTTTTCCAGAGAGGAGGAATCACAGTGAGTTAGAATTCCCAAAGAAAAAATAAGAATAAAAAAAGAATGAATGAAAGGAAAAATAAAAATATTTTTCTTCTTAAATATAAGCGAGTGCATTTGTATTTTCATTATGTTACAAAATATGATATTTCTTTGTTTGAAAAATCCCTGATCTGAAAATTAGTGTTTGTATCAAATAATCAGATCGGATATTTTTAAGAACCATATCAATCATTTGGGATATTTAGATATCCTTGTAAGATGGCAGATCTTAATGGTTGGTCGATAATGAGGAAAGATACAACCTTCGTGCACAAAAATTCTTTATCATGAATGTTGAAGCTTGTTTTAGTTGAATGAAGGCCAGCATTGGGGATGGGTATATCTAAGTCGACTGCGGGGGCAATAGTTTCCGGAAAACTTCTTGGGCTTACTCCGACCAAATCTAAGTGTAGAGAAGTGCCCTGGCTTGGAAGGTTGTAGTTTGCTGTAAGTTCTACAGTCTCTCCTACCTTTGTGGCCGTAATACAATGGTCATCACAGTTACCCCATGTTGCAGGAATTTTCATTGCATCCGCACAATTTCTTGGGTGTCCTATGGTTAATTGTTTTGTAGACAATCCAAATTGATTTTTTGCAACAACGAATACTTTGTATTTTTTATCAGCATCGGCCAAATATGAATAACCACTAAAGTTAGCAGCAGTTCGTTTAATGGAAGTTAATGAGTTGATTACAGTTCCGTCAGCTTGGAGTTCCATATTTTTTTTCCCAAAGTAAAGAGAGACTTCCGTATTTTCGGGTACTGGTTTTTGAAAACTAACGCTAGTTTTCTGGAATTGTAAGAGGCCTTTCGTTGCATAGGGATCATCTGCAGGATTTGCATGATTCGTGAAGTAAGTAATTTCATTAAGAATGGGAATCCCATTTGTCTGATCTTCTATAGCAATCGGAGCATCTGTGCCCAAGGAACCGCCTTGGCCATTTCCTTGTTGTGAAGCTGTGTTAGCATCAGTAGCAAGTAAGATGGGAACCAAATGAGTTTCTGCCTCAGGGTTTTTACTTTCACATTGAATGAGGAAGATCGATAGTCCCGTAGTGAGTAGAACTAGGAAGTTCCAACGAACAAACTGAATGGTTCTATTACGGAGCCGTTTCAAAAAACGCAAAAATAAATTGGGTGTTTTCATGCACTTAAGGTAACATGAGTAAAGTTATTTTACCATGTCCTGGATGTCATGACTGGGGGAAAGGGACTATCCCAAATGTCATGTTTGGAATTTTCGTCAGATTTATTATTTCAGGTAACTTTCATTTGCAACTCGTTAGATTTCGAAACTCAGTTACTTTTTCTACCGAATTGATTTTCAACAATAGTTACCCAAATAGATAACTATTGTTCTTGCCAAAAAACTGGGTCCAATCAATAGTTTCCCATATGGATAACTATTATTCAGCCGACCTTCTACTTTACATCCATCCCCTGGCCTCCTTTTGCCATAAGGTACTAATCGCCTTATATGAAAATGGGACAGAATTTGAACCTCGAATCGTGGATTTCTTAAAGGAAGATTCCAGTGCTGCCGAACTCTTCGCTTACTGGCCTGTAGGAAAGATTCCACTTCTGCGTGATCGAAAACGAAAAAAGACAATTCCCGAAACTTCCATTATTATTGAGTATCTGGATGTACATTATCCTGGCCCAATCAAATTAATCCCAATGGACGAGGAACTTGCATTCGAAACTAGGCTTTGGGACAGGTTCTTTGATTTGTATATCAGCGTTCCCATCCAAAAAATTGTAGTCGATCGGTTGCGACCCAATGGTCAAAACGATCTCTTGGGAGTAGAAGAGGCATACAATACATTGAAAACTTCTTATGATATGGTGGAGAACCAGTTGAGTTCCCAAGGTTTAATTACAGGGGATCACTTTACAATGGCTGACTGTTCGGCGGTTCCTGCTTTATTTTATGCAGATACGATTGTTAGTTTTCGAAACACTCACCCAAAGACCACAGCTTATTTTGAACGGTTATTGGAAAGACCTTCCGTTAAACGCACGATAGACGAAGCAGAACCATATTTTCATATGTATCCGTTGAGTGATAAAATTTCAAAACGATTCCGAAAAATTGGATCTTGAAGAGACTAACTCCAAATGATACTAAAAATAATAGCGAATGATGAAATCTAAAATATTCGGATTGGAAACGATCTTTCATGCCCTTGCAGATCGGAGTCGTTTGGGAATGGTAGAACGTTTGAGTTCTGGTCCTGCTTCTGTTAAAGAATTGGCAGAACCACTTGAAATGGCCC belongs to Leptospira terpstrae serovar Hualin str. LT 11-33 = ATCC 700639 and includes:
- a CDS encoding proline dehydrogenase family protein, with the protein product MDELLELGSKALRKAALNIDAKEYILKNEILFKTLKKAADRYSGGETLEETIPMVISENQIGNKCSIEFMGESTKTIQEVTEVTDEFLRIVKEIKLQKLHSTISLDLSHIGLNLSKEFCRENLEKICIDAKNAEIEVIVSAEDIEKTDAILDVYKQSHKVFDNIAITLQAYLYRTKEDFQELIREKGRIRIVKGAFETPVGHSISRGELLDSVYLDYVEQLISQNHKCSIATHHHKIQQEAKALIEKYKPNPNSYEFESLYGIQTEQLAALREEGHPTKLYFVYGKEWYLYLCNRIAEHPLNIFRALDDIVA
- the eutC gene encoding ethanolamine ammonia-lyase subunit EutC, which produces MTFSEEWKQFSTARIGLHRFGGSISTKEVLKFRLDHARARDAVLLSPNFSKLLEQLGVLGKPKKLPTLFMESKVHSKEEYLLRPDLGRRLSLESIANLQTFAGECDLVLIGVDGLSAKAIDENLIPFLKILIDAISKTGLRLGPLVLSKWGRVAIGDEIGEVLNSKISIVIIGERPGLSSADSLGVYITYSPQVGKTDECRNCISNVRPGGFGFEAAVAKTMYLIEESIRRKLSGVELKDEMPPEFLLKSKENPNLSA
- a CDS encoding ethanolamine ammonia-lyase subunit EutB, which encodes MGYRITLGAKTYNFPELKDLLAKASPHRSGDVLAGLSATSQEERVAAQMVLSDVYLSEFLNIELIPANKDEVTKLILDSHNKEAFALVSHLTVGGFRDFLLAETTDAEVITSIQWGLTPEMVAAVSKLMSNQDLILVGNKIKVITKFRNTLGLPGRLSVRLQPNHPTDDPKGIAASLLDGLLLGSGDAVIGINPATDNIPTCIALLEMLDNLIQKYSIPTQSCILTHVTTSMEVMKRGAPLDLVFQSIGGTEDLNKSFGVNLSILKEARQMALSLGRGTVGDNVMYFETGQGSALSAGAHHGIDQQTLEVRAYAVAREFSPLLVNTVVGFIGPEYLYNGKQIIRAGLEDHFCGKLLGLPMGVDVCYTNHAEADQDDMDTLLTLLGVAGCTYIMGVPGADDVMLSYQSTSFHDALYLRQVLGLKPAPEFERWLLEKGIFSNKNGFLPKENKELRLLEELLEN
- a CDS encoding glutathione S-transferase family protein yields the protein MDNYYSADLLLYIHPLASFCHKVLIALYENGTEFEPRIVDFLKEDSSAAELFAYWPVGKIPLLRDRKRKKTIPETSIIIEYLDVHYPGPIKLIPMDEELAFETRLWDRFFDLYISVPIQKIVVDRLRPNGQNDLLGVEEAYNTLKTSYDMVENQLSSQGLITGDHFTMADCSAVPALFYADTIVSFRNTHPKTTAYFERLLERPSVKRTIDEAEPYFHMYPLSDKISKRFRKIGS
- a CDS encoding cysteine-rich CWC family protein → MEKSQTPNLNNSDVIQDLPKHEEKICPNCSRIFECKVGSISLCQCTKVTLSLEEREYLALQFADCLCYQCMEKLAFEYRIAKSYKTLTWSF
- a CDS encoding DUF1554 domain-containing protein → MHSLIFKKKNIFIFPFIHSFFILIFSLGILTHCDSSSLENICDSDSTSFSKTIAAKSILGDTSPHCFLMSVSSFTVGGKISGLTGAGLTLILNHKETLVIASGSTEFTFPNQIPIGSNYEVNFAKQADGNFCELVNSTGKVTNKNIQDIEINCQSSCINCIIFITQNTYPANIGKASHFDASCQSDPNYPGSGNFKAMVVDGISRRASITSNLGDGQIDWVFKANQAYIRPNGINIETSNANGLFTSTISTPITTTTSDHWTGLNAEWTTNLDGACLKWTTNTAWELGIAGDAYTQDILTLTAGKGLQQCSVNRELVCVEQ
- a CDS encoding helix-turn-helix transcriptional regulator is translated as MTNIFFLVPLFASLANVSCFIENITRDHRFHRLLSVFYFAIGIQNAATAALCLAPNETTGIAIWIFQCHSFFLLAPVLVALCSFCTGRKLLNQATIGIAIYALAIDLLCSSIPKTFVYGFSPLSFGMAPLLTVFGGFLGGSVHFFAISVSLYFVLFPLEWITFLNRKKFIISLCVWWFGLFSNFLPMYGFNFPPLHPVVDATLSVLLSIYLNRYNTARPSIYSLIASILISLAVGLLIGIIVLGILPTFPFKEFATSVITTVTSLLFFAYLLKTSLKENKPNLSFSLSLETFSLSKQELRICELVAEGHSRSFIRLILNVSDGTLRNHLKSIYSKVLPESNSTSKDQLQRLTVFLSKQKLLEGKSDK